Genomic segment of Xanthobacter dioxanivorans:
GGGGAAGAGGCTATGGGGCCGGTGATGATGGTGAGAGCATCGCCGCTTCTTCATCCAACGGAGGCAGGCCGACGAAGCAGGTTGATGATTTGAGCCGTTCCCTTGTGGCCTTTGACCAAGAGTCTGCATTGGTCGCGGTGATTGAATTGAGTAACGTCAGCTGGCTGGTCGCCGGCACATTGCCAGGCATCGCGCTCCGGCCTCAGAAGAAGCTGGATCTCGATCCTGTGGCACTGGACCAGTTGCTGACGCGATGGCGGATCGAGGCCGAGACCGCCGGCCGGCCAATCCGAAGCGGATCTATCGCCTTTACAGGGACTTGGGCCTTCAGTTGCGGAACAAGGTGCCGAAGCGAGGGGTGAAGGCGAAGCTGCGCGACGACCGTCGTCCGGCGACGCGCGGCAATGAGACCTGGGCGATGGACTTCGTCCACGACCAGCTCGCCACGGGCCGGAAGATCCGGGTCCTGACCATCGTCGACACCTTCACGCGGTTCTCGCCGGCGGTCGATCCCCGGTTCAGCTACCGGGGCGAGGACGTGGTGGCGACACTCGAGCGGATCTGCCGGAGCACCGCTATCCGCAGAGCATTCGGGTCGACCAAGGCTCCGAGTTCGTGTCCCGGGACCTCGACCTGTGGGCCTACCAGAGGGGTGTCGTGCTCGACTTCTCCCGGCCTGGCAGGCCGACCGACAACGGCTTCATCGAGTCGTTCAACGGCAAGTTCCGGGCCGAATGTTTGAACGCCCACTGGTTCATGAGCCTTGACGACGCGAGGGTGAAAATGGAGGCTTGGCGTAGGGACTACAACGAGGTTCGCCCGCACAGCGCGATCGGCAACAAGCCGCCCATCGCGCTCATGAATGTCTCTCCGGCATCCTCGCCGGCATGAGCCCTAACCCCGGAATTTTCCAGTTCCGGTTGGCCTAGAATTGGGGAGCGCTTCAACACAACCGTCAGGACAAACTCACGGCTGGATAAAACTTGGGGGCAACGTCATGCACGATGCAGCTTCAGGAGGCAGCGCGCCCCGTCACGCAAAGCCCCCGACCGTCGGCCGGACGTCAATGAGGATCTCCGTCACGGACCCCTTCAGCTTTTCCGATGCGGTCAAGAGCGGATTTCCTGCGTCCCGGGCTCGACCATCGAACACGACTAAGAAGCCGACGTACACTCTCCGGTTCTCCATGTAGTGGTGGATCTGATCCTCGCCGCTGATAGCATACGCCGTCGTGTAAGGCGCTCCGCACATCTTCAGCTCGATGATCACCGACAGGCCGCCCGCAAACCGAAGGAGCAGATCCAAGCGGCCAGCGCCCGTCGCGAGTTCCTCGAATACCTCGACCCGCTCTCCGAAGACCGCCTGGACGAAGGTGTGGAGCAGCGTCTGGCCACGCGCTTCTGGCCGATTGATCCACTTGTGGTTCTTCGTGCCCTTCGGACGCTGCCAGAACTCCATGCGCTTTGCGGAGGAGATAAAGTGAGCGAACGATTGCAGCGCTCGATCCACCTCGGCGAGCGTCACCGGAATGGCCGGGCTAATCTGAGGCACCTCCGGAAGAATAGTGGCCCCGAGCGCGAAAGCGCGCTCGCGCAACTCCATCGCCGTCGCGCGGAGCTCGGACGTCTCGTCTAGCAACGTGCAGGCCTTGCTCAAGGCCAAGACAGCCCCACTCATGTCGCCGGCTTCGAACAGTGAGCGGCCGTAGGCGAAGAGGCGGTTCGGCGCTTCGCCGAAGCGGTCCAACTGCCCCCGGAGTGCGATGGCAGCTGCACCCCAGTCCTCAGCCTTCCAGAGCACGTCGACGAGACTCTGGTGCGCTACGACGTCGAGCGGAGCGTCCGCGATAATCGTCCGGTACCACGCGGCCGACCGCTGGTACTCGCCCTCGTCCCGCAGGATCTGGGCGATGGCCAGTTTGACCGGGTGCATCGTGCCTTTGCGCGCGCCAAGCCTCTCTAGCTTCCGCAATAGCGCTTCTAGTCTGCCGAGCTTCTGCAAAGGCGAAGGTCCGGGATCCTTGATGATCGCGGCAGTGCCGGCGCCAGCGATCAGATCGGGATCGCCGTTCTCCTCAGCTTCTTTCACGAGGGCCGACGCCTCAGTCGCATCGAATGCGTCCATGAGCGCCGCGACCCTGCGGGCGAACGCGAAGTGGACCGATCCACTTTCCTTTTCCAAAGTGCGCGCTTCGGCGCGCAACCGTTCGGCAGCGTCACAATCTCCCATCTGCTCGGCTGTGATAACGGCGAGATGGAGGGACGCGATCAACTGCTCCTCCGCGCCCACCAACCCACGCCTCAGCGCCACGGCCTTCATGGCCGAAGAATGCGCCTCGTCGAGGTCTCTTAGGTCGAGCAGCTTGCGCGCCTTCCGGTGAAGGATGTCGGCCCGCATCTCGCCGTTCAAAATGCCCTTGCGATCCAGCAAAGCGAGCATCCTCTCGTGTTGCGCGATCGCTGAGCCCGGTTCCACATCCTCCTGCAGCCGCGAAAGCTGCTTCAGGCTGATGGCAGCCTGGCGGTTGTTTCCCGCTTCGAGGAAGGCATCGACGGAACACTCCGCGGCCTGCAGGGCTTCCGCGCCGCCGGGATCGAGGGCCATGCTCAAGTTCCGCCACACCCAGGCCCGCTCGCCCGCGTCGATGCGGTCGCCGCTTCGAAGCAGGGCACGCCAAGTCGACAGGGCGAATTCCTTCTCGCCACGATGCAAGGCCGCGATCGCGCTCAGGTTCTGGAGACCGAAACGGACTTGTTCGTCGAGGTCTCCATCTCTTGCAAGCAATTCCTCAGCTGCATTACCCGCATCCAAATGACGGCCCTGCAATCCCGCCAAAAGGGCCATGCGGAGCAGCAGTTCGTTCCGGACGTTGTCCGCGAGCGCCTCGCGGTCGATCCGCAGCATGGCATCTAGGAGGTGGGGTGAACGACTCAGGACTGCCGCAGCCCGCGCTTCCTCGCTAAGGGCGGTTGCAGCTGCTCCGCCATGGTCGCCTCGCTCCGTCTTCTCCGTGATGGACGCTGCAAGCCCTCGGTCCTTCGAGAAGGCGTCCCTCACCGCGGACATCAATCTGCCAGGAACGCCTTCGTCCGCGACAGCGAACGGGCTTAAGGTCTCGTGCCGTCCCACGATCAGGCCCGTTTCGAAGTCGAGCTCGAATCGCATTGCGAAGTCCGCGTCGGGCAAGCGGTCGACGTTCAACCCCGTGGCCGCAAGCGCGGTCGACAATCTTGAGACGAAGGCCTCGAAACGTTGCGGCAGGGGTAGGTCCACGTCAGCCGCCGCGGTGGACGCCACCTCCTGGGCGCACCGTTCGATCACCTCGCCCCGCGGGTCCGAGGGAGACATCTCCAAAGTGATCCCGGTGCCACTGTCGATCGTCACCACTCTTATGAGCGATGGCGCCCCGTCCGCGGAGACGTCCCGAATGGCGAGGCGCAAGACGATGGGTTCAGGCTCCGGCTCGTCAGTGTCTGCCATAAGGCCGTACGTTGGTAAGTAGCAAGTTTAGCCCTAATTTGGTGAGTGGCAGCATCACTTGCAAGACCATGCTCTGATGGACGAGATCGGCGCGAAAGCCAAACAGCGGCTTTGAGGCAGCTGACCCAGCGAAGCCGAGAATAGCTCGACATCCAAAGCTCGCACTGCGAGCAGGCGAACGTCAGCTTCCTGAAAAAAACGTCAATGTCTGTAGTTGGCGCTTCCAGCCCAGTTAGGTTTCTCCGAACGTGGACGCCTGCCTCAATCAGTGCCCTTCGTCTGACGTTGGCGCGGCGCCCGCTTTCAAGAGTGAGAGTTGGGTTCGAATTGTCATGACGGGTTGAGGGCAGGGAGGAAAGTCTTCCGGCGCCCGTCATGGAGGTTGGTTCCCATGACCCAGGTGGTGACTCTGGATGCGGTGCCCGCTGGTGCTGGCGCCTACAAGGTGGATGTGAGCCGTGGCGAGCGGATCGGCCGCGTGTCCTCAGAGTGGTTCTCCCGGCCGGATGACGAGCGATATTTGTCCTTGTCGGACCTCCATGCGGCCGTGCGCGGTCGCGCCGAGCGTAGCCGGACCCGGACGGTGGAGAGCGCGGCAATCCGGGTCGAGGCGAGCCGCGACGATGCCGAGCGCTTGGCGCTGATGCTTCCCGGATCGGACGGGCCTGTCGCGCCCACCCATTGGAGCTTTGGCCAGCTCGCGAGCCTGGTCGGGGCGCCGGCAGCCTATCTGCGCCAGCTTCCCGCGCCGCTGGCTGGCATCAACCTGCAATATGGCCTCACCTCTCATCGGGCGGAGCAAGTCAAGACGCTCGAGATCGAGGACGGGCGGGTCGAGCTGCGTGCCGTCACCGGTCCCGAATACGGCCGGATCTACGACCATGAGCTGGTCGCCGCCGTGCAACGCATTGCCGGCAATGGCACGGGGGACACCCGCTGGAAGGTGCCGGGCGTCCTCGACTGGTCCACCGGCATCTACAGTCCGCGGGTCGACATCACCAAGGACACGACGACCCTTTACGCCTCGGATCGGGACGTCTTCCTGTTCCTGGTGGACGACCTCAATCCCATCGAGGCGGGTCGATTGCCGGACGGCTCGCCCGACCTCTTCTTCCGTGGCTTCTACTGCTGGAATTCCGAGGTGGGGGCGAAGACGCTCGGCATTGCCAGCTTTTATCTGCGGGCCGTGTGCCAGAACCGCAATCTGTGGGGCGTGGAGGATTTCGAGGAGATCACCATCCGCCACTCCAAGTACGCCGCATCCCGCTTCGCCCATGAGGCGGCGCCCGCCCTCGAGCGTTTCGCCAACTCCTCCGCTCTCCCCTTCGTCAACGGCATCAAGGCGGCGCGGGAGAAGATCGTGGCGCGCTCGGACGAGGACCGCAGCGACTTCCTGCGCAAGCGCGGCTTCTCCAAAGCGGAGACGGCGAAGATCATCGAGGCCGTGCTCGCCGAAGAGGGCCGACCGCCCGAGAACGTGTTCGACTTCGTCCAGGGCATCACCGCCGTCGCGCGCGACAAGCCCCACCAGGATGCCCGTCTCGATCTGGAGGCGCGGGCCAAGAAGCTTCTGGACCGGGCCGCCTGATCTCCGCAAAGCCGGAGATACGCTGTTCCGTGTCTCCGGCTTTGCGCTGTCCCGCTCTCCCGGCTTTCCGGATCGTCGGTTTTGCGGCGCCGCCCTCAGAGGAAGAGGGCGGCGCTTTGTGACGTGACGGGTTTGGAGGCGGAAAGAGAGTTCCGGCTGCCCGTCGTGGAGATCGATCCCATGGCTGTCGCGAAGAAGATCACCCTGTCGCCCTCGCGCGATATTCCCTTCAATAAGCTCCTGTTGAGCCAGGCCAACGTCCGGCGCGTGAAGGCCGGCGTCTCCATCGAGGAACTCGCCGAGGACATCGCCCGGCGCGGCCTCCTTCAGGGCTTGAGTGTCCGGCCCGTCCTCGACGCGGACGGCGTCGAGACCGGCATGTACGAGATCCCTGCCGGCGGGCGGCGCTACCGCGCGCTGGAGCTGCTGGTGAAGCGCAAGCGCCTCGCCAGGACCACGCTGGTGCCTTGCGTCGT
This window contains:
- a CDS encoding DUF932 domain-containing protein codes for the protein MTQVVTLDAVPAGAGAYKVDVSRGERIGRVSSEWFSRPDDERYLSLSDLHAAVRGRAERSRTRTVESAAIRVEASRDDAERLALMLPGSDGPVAPTHWSFGQLASLVGAPAAYLRQLPAPLAGINLQYGLTSHRAEQVKTLEIEDGRVELRAVTGPEYGRIYDHELVAAVQRIAGNGTGDTRWKVPGVLDWSTGIYSPRVDITKDTTTLYASDRDVFLFLVDDLNPIEAGRLPDGSPDLFFRGFYCWNSEVGAKTLGIASFYLRAVCQNRNLWGVEDFEEITIRHSKYAASRFAHEAAPALERFANSSALPFVNGIKAAREKIVARSDEDRSDFLRKRGFSKAETAKIIEAVLAEEGRPPENVFDFVQGITAVARDKPHQDARLDLEARAKKLLDRAA
- a CDS encoding tetratricopeptide repeat protein, with amino-acid sequence MTIDSGTGITLEMSPSDPRGEVIERCAQEVASTAAADVDLPLPQRFEAFVSRLSTALAATGLNVDRLPDADFAMRFELDFETGLIVGRHETLSPFAVADEGVPGRLMSAVRDAFSKDRGLAASITEKTERGDHGGAAATALSEEARAAAVLSRSPHLLDAMLRIDREALADNVRNELLLRMALLAGLQGRHLDAGNAAEELLARDGDLDEQVRFGLQNLSAIAALHRGEKEFALSTWRALLRSGDRIDAGERAWVWRNLSMALDPGGAEALQAAECSVDAFLEAGNNRQAAISLKQLSRLQEDVEPGSAIAQHERMLALLDRKGILNGEMRADILHRKARKLLDLRDLDEAHSSAMKAVALRRGLVGAEEQLIASLHLAVITAEQMGDCDAAERLRAEARTLEKESGSVHFAFARRVAALMDAFDATEASALVKEAEENGDPDLIAGAGTAAIIKDPGPSPLQKLGRLEALLRKLERLGARKGTMHPVKLAIAQILRDEGEYQRSAAWYRTIIADAPLDVVAHQSLVDVLWKAEDWGAAAIALRGQLDRFGEAPNRLFAYGRSLFEAGDMSGAVLALSKACTLLDETSELRATAMELRERAFALGATILPEVPQISPAIPVTLAEVDRALQSFAHFISSAKRMEFWQRPKGTKNHKWINRPEARGQTLLHTFVQAVFGERVEVFEELATGAGRLDLLLRFAGGLSVIIELKMCGAPYTTAYAISGEDQIHHYMENRRVYVGFLVVFDGRARDAGNPLLTASEKLKGSVTEILIDVRPTVGGFA